The genomic interval TGTTAAAAAAACCTTATTGATCCATTTTCATTTCTGAAAACAAATTGTTACCGTGGTTTTACCGATGAGTCAAGTAATCTGCGATTTACCCGAGGACACGGtgcaaaataaaattgagatgAAACGACGTCGTTAGTGTAAGTTGAGCAAACCCTAGCCTATATAAATAGAAGATATCAAATATCCCAGCAGTAAGACTGAGCCTGAGCGGCGGAAGAGGGAGGGAGCGAGCGAGAGAGAAAATGTCGAAGCGAGGGAGGGGAGGATCGGCCGGGAACAAGTTCCGGATGTCGCTGGGTCTGCCGGTGGCGGCGACGATCAACTGCGCCGACAACACCGGAGCCAAGAACCTCTACATCATATCCGTGAAGGGGATCAAGGGGCGCCTCAACCGTCTGCCGTCGGCCTGCGTCGGCGACATGGTGATGGCCACCGTGAAGAAGGGAAAGCCGGATCTGAGGAAGAAGGTGCTGCCTGCTGTGGTGGTCCGTCAGAGGAAGCCGTGGCGCCGAAAGGACGGAGTGTTCATGTACTTCGAGGACAACGCCGGCGTGATTGTGAACCCTAAGGGAGAGATGAAGGGGTCGGCGATTACTGGACCGATCGGGAAGGAGTGCGCGGATCTCTGGCCCAGAATCGCCAGCGCTGCCAATGCTATTGTTTGAATCAGAATAGTAAGAGTAGTATGTcttagagtttt from Argentina anserina chromosome 2, drPotAnse1.1, whole genome shotgun sequence carries:
- the LOC126805538 gene encoding 60S ribosomal protein L23-like produces the protein MSKRGRGGSAGNKFRMSLGLPVAATINCADNTGAKNLYIISVKGIKGRLNRLPSACVGDMVMATVKKGKPDLRKKVLPAVVVRQRKPWRRKDGVFMYFEDNAGVIVNPKGEMKGSAITGPIGKECADLWPRIASAANAIV